GCATAAATTTCATATACACCAGCAAGTGCAATTATAGAGCCAAAAGAGAGCTGAAAAGATACATTTACTAAAGAGCTTGGCTCAATTATTAATATTAGGAACCCTGCAACTGCAAGCGGTCTGAAGGGAGAAATTTCCCTATTAAGTAAAATTCCTAAGAAAAATAATGTTAGCATTAAATATGAGCGAACCGCTGGAATTGGCTTATTTGCTATATATAAATAGATTAGACCAAATAATATTGCAAAAATCGCACTGATTTTTTTACTATCAAAACGCAAAGCAAAAGCTGGAAACAAAGCAATTACAAGCCTTATAAGGCCATAAACCCAAACCATTACGATTGAAAGGTGCAACCCTGAAATTGATAAAATATGCCCAAGCCCACTATATCTAAGGGCTTCATTGGTTTTATTATCTAGTGCAGCTCTATCGCCAGTTACAAGGGCTTTTGCGATTGCACTAATTTGTTTATCGTTAAATGAATTATCAATTCTATAATTAATTTTAATTCGTAATTTTTGGATAAAATCAGCTTCATTTTTTTGCAGAATTTTTACTTCAGAAATTGCAAAACCTACTGCCCCAATTTCTTCAAAATATGAATATTTAGCAAAATCATACGCATTTGGAAAAGCTGGCAGTTTAGCTGGCGGAGAGAGAATAACCCTAACCTGAATATAATCATTTTGATTGAGTTTTTTGAAATCCAAAACTTCACCATTATGGGTTAATTTTGTTCTAACATTTAACCGAATTAATTTAGGGGTTTTATTTTCTGAAAATTTCCCACTTTCTGGTTGCCAAAGATTATTTTCTCTAAGAATCAGCCGAATAAATTTATCCTCAGTTTCTATTTTTTGAATTTTTGCCCTTAGCCATATGACCCCCAGATTTTCTTGTATTTTTGGGTGATTTTTATAGTCAGCTTCTATTTTTGCTAACAAAAAACCGAGTGAAAAAATTACAAAACCAACTGAAATAAATAAAAATATTCTTCTTTTTTTATAATGTGAAAGCCCCAAAAGTAAGGCAGATAGAGCTAATGCGAGGAAAATTGAATCAATTTTCGGTTCATATTTTATCGCAAAGTAAGATGCAATTCCGCACGCAAAAATTATAGGGATTAGCAGAGCAAACCTG
This region of Rickettsiales bacterium genomic DNA includes:
- a CDS encoding ComEC/Rec2 family competence protein — translated: MRFLISKKYRNFFSEIYEKEYNEGRFALLIPIIFACGIASYFAIKYEPKIDSIFLALALSALLLGLSHYKKRRIFLFISVGFVIFSLGFLLAKIEADYKNHPKIQENLGVIWLRAKIQKIETEDKFIRLILRENNLWQPESGKFSENKTPKLIRLNVRTKLTHNGEVLDFKKLNQNDYIQVRVILSPPAKLPAFPNAYDFAKYSYFEEIGAVGFAISEVKILQKNEADFIQKLRIKINYRIDNSFNDKQISAIAKALVTGDRAALDNKTNEALRYSGLGHILSISGLHLSIVMVWVYGLIRLVIALFPAFALRFDSKKISAIFAILFGLIYLYIANKPIPAVRSYLMLTLFFLGILLNREISPFRPLAVAGFLILIIEPSSLVNVSFQLSFGSIIALAGVYEIYAKFSKKSDLSEQENFFKKSLKYLFGIMASSLIVGVVTGPIIAYHFSNISKFSAASNLITLPFVSFVTMPALAIASVFSGFEFSEFLFKPAEFGIRMMLFCAEKFGDAKTSTIRVSALPEYFLILVCVGWVWFFVFTSKIRYFALPFIFAIYLVMIFAQKQPDILIDEKGKTFIIKAYDKYYIYGRTGGFKLKQYKEKLGVAEFFRLKKNEDFLCKENFCSLKNILIIRGLHKENQALCESHKVIINLTNQKICDNKKVISLKNLSKNGTHLIWQNGRIENSRASSGLRIWNE